In Salmo salar chromosome ssa15, Ssal_v3.1, whole genome shotgun sequence, one genomic interval encodes:
- the LOC106571933 gene encoding translocating chain-associated membrane protein 1-like 1, whose translation MGFRKKNKSPAVLSHEFVIQNHADMVSCVAMVILLGLMFEVTAKFAITFITVQYNVTQSLDERAEPVNLYQYGPKDMATVFFYLLIAVILHALIQEYILDKMNRRLHLSKTKHSKFNESGQLAAFYLISFIWGCSILTAEEFATNPTFLWEGYPHTHMVFQVKFFYICQMAYWLHALPELYFQKVRKEDIPRQLYYVFLYVFHITGAYVLNLHRLGLVLLVPHSLVELLFHASRLFYFSDENKQKGFTLWALLFVIARLVTLTLSVLTFGFGLPRAENQGFSLAEGNFNVLTVRMTCLAAICLTQAWMMWKFINFQLKKWREHSQSQASKVKAISPKSKPHKKDPARGGSANGVLKSDDKTSPRARKAL comes from the exons ATGGGTTTCCGAAAGAAGAACAAGAGCCCGGCGGTGCTGAGCCACGAGTTCGTGATCCAGAATCACGCTGATATGGTTTCGTGTGTGGCTATGGTCATTCTCCTCGGCCTGATGTTCGAG GTGACAGCGAAGTTTGCCATCACGTTCATCACTGTCCAGTACAATGTGACTCAAAGTCTTG ATGAGAGGGCTGAGCCCGTGAACCTGTACCAGTATGGTCCTAAAGacatggccactgtgttcttctaCCTGCTCATCGCTGTCATACTCCACGCCTTAATACAGGAATACATTCTCGAT AAAATGAATAGGCGGTTGCATCTGTCAAAAACCAAACACAGCAAGTTCAATGAATCGGGACAGCTTGCTGCCTTCTACTTGATCTCCTTCATCTGGGGCTGCAGCATCTTAACAGCG GAGGAATTTGCAACAAATCCTACTTTCCTATGGGAGGGCTATCCACACACCCACATGGT CTTTCAGGTGAAGTTCTTCTACATTTGCCAAATGGCCTACTGGCTCCACGCCCTTCCTGAGCTGTACTTCCAGAAAGTGCGAAAG GAGGACATTCCCCGCCAGCTCTATTACGTTTTCCTTTACGTCTTCCACATCACCGGTGCCTACGTCTTAAA CCTCCACCGGCTGGGCCTGGTGCTGCTTGTACCTCACTCCCTGGTGGAGCTCCTGTTCCACGCCTCGCGCCTGTTCTATTTCAGTGACGAGAACAAGCAGAAGGG TTTCACTTTGTGGGCGCTGCTTTTCGTCATCGCACGCCTCGTCACCCTCACCCTCTCCGTACTGACATTCGGCTTCGGACTGCCCCGTGCAGAGAACCAGGGATTTTCACTGGCGGAGGGAAACTTTAATGTGCTCACCGTTAG GATGACATGCCTGGCGGCCATTTGCCTCACCCAGGCCTGGATGATGTGGAAGTTCATCAACTTTCAGCTGAAGAAGTGGAGGGAGCACAGCCAGAGCCAGGCTTCCAAGGTGAAGGCTATCAGCCCAAAGAGCAAGCCCCACAAGAAGGACCCAGCCCGGG GAGGTTCTGCCAACGGTGTGCTGAAGTCTGATGACAAGACATCGCCACGGGCAAGAAAAGCCTtgtag